One window of Deltaproteobacteria bacterium genomic DNA carries:
- the dnaA gene encoding chromosomal replication initiator protein DnaA, producing the protein MSPDWTRVKDVLAERIDARDFTAWIEPLVVDKQGGDHLRLLAPNKFVSDWFQEHYAGFVHEILFELTSRKVRLEVEVDEALKARQMSFGRPFLGDPQVAPAPLPEKVLKKPARTHFVSDHIQLNPKYTFSRFIVGPSNQFAHAAAHSVARKPGAAFNPLFFYGGTGLGKTHLLHAIGHYLQAADKPTPVVLMTSERFTNELIEAIRGQKLNAFRKKFRQTTALLIDDIQFLSGKERTQEEFFHTFNELYESGAQIVLTSDRPPNQMDRLDDRLRSRFGWGLIADIQPAELETRIAILRELAKDSNTDLPEDTAMFLAEHFQINIRELEGAFIRVSAYASLNGVPISVDMSRRVLKSVIGDVESPIALSEIHREVCDYFKIKMGDLEGKRKMRNVALPRQIAGYLARELTDASFPEIGRSLGGRDHTTIMHAHRKIAEVRRKDSGLDRSIAEIARRLKKL; encoded by the coding sequence ATGAGCCCCGATTGGACGCGGGTGAAAGACGTTCTGGCCGAACGCATCGATGCCCGGGATTTCACCGCCTGGATCGAGCCGCTGGTTGTGGATAAACAGGGTGGCGATCACCTTCGGCTCCTCGCCCCGAACAAGTTCGTCTCCGATTGGTTTCAGGAGCACTACGCCGGTTTCGTCCACGAAATCCTCTTCGAGCTGACCAGCCGAAAGGTGCGCCTCGAAGTCGAAGTGGACGAGGCGCTCAAGGCCCGGCAAATGTCATTCGGCCGGCCTTTTCTCGGCGATCCCCAGGTCGCGCCGGCGCCGCTGCCCGAAAAGGTGCTCAAGAAGCCCGCGCGGACGCATTTCGTCTCCGACCACATCCAGCTCAATCCTAAATACACCTTCAGCCGCTTCATCGTCGGGCCGAGCAACCAGTTCGCCCACGCGGCGGCGCACTCCGTGGCACGTAAGCCGGGGGCCGCCTTCAACCCTCTCTTCTTTTACGGCGGCACGGGACTCGGCAAGACGCACCTGCTCCACGCTATCGGCCACTACCTGCAGGCGGCCGACAAGCCGACACCGGTGGTGCTGATGACCTCGGAGCGTTTCACCAACGAGTTGATCGAGGCGATCCGGGGCCAAAAGCTCAACGCGTTCCGCAAGAAATTCCGCCAGACGACGGCCCTGCTGATCGACGACATCCAGTTCCTGTCGGGCAAGGAACGCACGCAGGAAGAGTTTTTCCACACCTTCAACGAGCTTTACGAGAGCGGCGCGCAGATCGTGCTGACCTCGGATCGCCCGCCGAACCAGATGGACCGCCTGGACGACCGGCTGCGTTCGCGGTTCGGCTGGGGGCTCATCGCCGACATCCAGCCCGCTGAACTCGAAACACGGATTGCGATCCTTCGTGAACTGGCCAAGGACAGCAACACGGATTTGCCCGAGGACACGGCAATGTTCCTGGCGGAGCATTTCCAGATCAACATTCGCGAACTCGAAGGCGCCTTCATCCGCGTGTCGGCCTATGCCTCGCTCAACGGGGTGCCGATCAGCGTGGACATGTCGCGGCGCGTGCTCAAGAGCGTAATCGGCGACGTGGAGAGCCCGATCGCCCTGTCCGAGATCCACCGCGAGGTTTGCGATTACTTCAAGATCAAGATGGGCGACCTCGAGGGCAAGCGCAAGATGCGCAACGTGGCCCTACCCCGTCAGATCGCCGGATACTTGGCCCGCGAGCTCACCGATGCGAGCTTTCCGGAGATCGGCCGGTCGCTGGGCGGACGGGACCATACGACGATCATGCATGCCCACCGCAAGATCGCCGAGGTCCGGCGCAAGGACTCGGGGCTGGACCGTTCCATCGCCGAAATCGCCCGGAGGTTGAAAAAACTGTAA